One part of the Burkholderiales bacterium genome encodes these proteins:
- the msbA gene encoding lipid A export permease/ATP-binding protein MsbA: protein MTNMTSGQLYLRLLRYVARYWRTFLVSILGMVLVAITQAAVPILLKPMLDGSFVNKDPTWIRIIPILIVLLMLVHGIATFVSGYGINWVGNKVVLDLREAMFRKLVQLPTMYYENQISGNLISKFIFDVAQVTFAATSVVTVVIKDGLSILGLLGWMVYLNWKLTAITLIMGPPIMVIIRVISKRLRSMSREVQQAMGEVTQVLQEGIDGHKVVKIFGGQNYESGRFNDRANRVRRFEMKHAAAAAASWPFVQLIAALALALIVYWATLQSAADETTVGGFVSFIISMLMLIAPLKRLTEVNAYLQRGLAAAESVFGLLEQQGEPDEGSIVLARPRGEIRFENVSFTYGDPERLALKDVTLSIQPGETLALVGASGGGKTTFVNLVPRFYHPTRGRILLDGHDLETLKLSSLRDNIALVSQDVMLFNDSVGANIAYGVMGTATQADIVNAATAAHAMEFISELAEGLNTLVGENGVKLSAGQRQRLAIARALLKNAPVLILDEATSALDSESERHVQAALDVLMRGRTTIVIAHRLSTVEKANRIVVLEKGSIAEIGNHQELLGRRGAYAKFYDIQFAR from the coding sequence ATGACCAACATGACGAGCGGCCAGCTGTATCTACGCCTGTTGCGCTATGTCGCTCGCTACTGGCGCACATTTCTGGTTTCCATATTAGGCATGGTGCTCGTTGCCATCACCCAGGCAGCGGTACCGATTCTTTTGAAGCCGATGCTGGATGGGAGTTTCGTTAACAAGGATCCGACCTGGATCCGCATAATTCCGATTTTAATCGTGTTGCTGATGCTGGTGCATGGCATCGCCACATTCGTTTCCGGCTACGGCATAAATTGGGTGGGAAACAAAGTTGTTCTGGATTTGCGCGAAGCGATGTTCCGCAAGCTGGTGCAGCTTCCCACCATGTATTATGAAAACCAAATTAGCGGTAATTTAATTTCCAAGTTTATCTTCGATGTCGCGCAGGTAACCTTCGCGGCTACCAGCGTGGTGACCGTTGTCATCAAGGACGGCTTGAGCATTCTCGGGCTGTTGGGATGGATGGTCTACCTTAACTGGAAGCTGACCGCGATCACATTGATCATGGGTCCCCCGATCATGGTCATCATACGCGTCATCAGCAAGCGCCTGCGCAGCATGAGTCGCGAAGTTCAGCAGGCCATGGGTGAGGTCACACAGGTCCTGCAGGAAGGCATCGACGGACACAAAGTGGTCAAGATTTTTGGCGGACAGAACTACGAATCGGGCCGCTTCAATGACCGTGCCAATCGCGTGCGGCGCTTCGAGATGAAGCACGCTGCCGCTGCCGCTGCCAGTTGGCCGTTTGTGCAGCTCATCGCAGCGCTGGCGCTGGCATTGATTGTGTATTGGGCCACCTTGCAATCGGCGGCAGATGAAACCACGGTGGGCGGATTCGTTTCCTTTATCATTTCGATGCTGATGCTAATAGCGCCGCTCAAACGGCTCACGGAAGTCAATGCTTATCTGCAGCGCGGCTTGGCGGCTGCAGAATCTGTATTTGGGTTGCTGGAACAGCAAGGAGAGCCCGATGAAGGCAGCATAGTCCTGGCGCGACCGCGCGGCGAGATACGGTTTGAGAATGTGAGTTTTACCTATGGTGATCCTGAGCGCCTGGCACTCAAAGACGTTACGCTTAGCATTCAGCCGGGAGAGACGCTTGCCCTGGTAGGCGCCTCGGGCGGGGGCAAGACCACGTTCGTCAATCTGGTGCCGCGTTTTTATCACCCTACGCGTGGCAGAATTCTGCTCGATGGCCACGATCTGGAGACGCTCAAGCTATCCAGCTTGCGCGACAACATTGCTCTGGTAAGCCAGGATGTGATGCTGTTCAATGACTCCGTGGGAGCCAACATTGCGTACGGTGTGATGGGAACCGCCACTCAGGCGGATATTGTCAACGCGGCCACGGCGGCCCACGCGATGGAATTTATCAGCGAATTAGCGGAGGGGTTGAACACCTTGGTGGGGGAGAACGGTGTCAAGCTGTCAGCGGGACAGCGCCAGCGTTTGGCAATTGCGCGGGCGCTGCTTAAAAATGCCCCGGTGCTGATTCTCGATGAAGCAACCTCGGCACTGGATTCCGAATCGGAGCGGCATGTCCAGGCGGCACTTGACGTGCTGATGAGGGGACGCACTACAATTGTAATTGCGCATCGGCTGTCGACTGTGGAAAAGGCCAACCGCATCGTGGTGCTGGAAAAGGGAAGCATCGCCGAAATCGGCAATCATCAAGAATTGCTGGGGCGCCGCGGCGCTTATGCCAAGTTTTACGATATTCAGTTCGCCAGATAA
- a CDS encoding glycosyltransferase family 2 protein, which yields MAHISVVTPVYKAEACLETLYQRLVAVLAPITQNFEIIMVEDCGGDRSWQIIQELSRRDSRVKGIQFSRNFGQHYGITAGLDHCDGDWVVVMDCDLQDRPEEIPRLYAKAQEGYEVVIARGGVRSDHLPKRLTSWVFYKVFSYLTDTEYDGQTGNFRILSRKVVMNFRLMREQLRFFGGLINWMGYPAATIDVEHGTRYEGQSTYTYRKLWKLAADTIVAYSDKPLRLAVRFGFVMSVLAFSYGMYIVVLKLAYGSAVMGWPSLIVSIYFIGGIIISLLGIIGIYLGKTLDEARKRPLYVIRNTTNV from the coding sequence ATGGCCCACATTTCGGTCGTGACTCCGGTTTATAAGGCGGAAGCCTGCCTTGAGACGCTCTATCAACGCCTGGTTGCGGTTCTCGCACCCATCACCCAGAACTTCGAAATCATCATGGTGGAAGACTGTGGCGGCGACCGCTCGTGGCAGATTATCCAGGAGCTGTCGCGCCGGGATTCTCGGGTCAAGGGCATCCAGTTCAGCCGCAATTTCGGGCAGCACTATGGCATAACCGCCGGCCTCGACCACTGCGACGGCGACTGGGTGGTTGTTATGGATTGTGACTTGCAGGATCGGCCGGAAGAAATACCGCGTCTCTACGCAAAGGCGCAGGAAGGTTACGAGGTCGTTATCGCCCGCGGCGGTGTACGGAGCGACCATTTGCCGAAGCGCTTAACTTCGTGGGTGTTCTACAAAGTGTTTAGCTACCTGACGGACACCGAATACGATGGCCAAACCGGAAACTTCCGCATCCTGTCGCGCAAGGTGGTCATGAATTTCCGATTAATGCGCGAGCAACTGCGGTTTTTTGGCGGGCTCATCAATTGGATGGGCTATCCCGCCGCAACCATTGATGTCGAGCACGGGACGCGATATGAAGGACAATCCACCTACACCTACAGAAAGCTGTGGAAGCTCGCTGCGGACACCATCGTCGCTTATTCTGACAAGCCGTTACGGCTCGCAGTCCGCTTCGGCTTCGTTATGTCCGTGCTGGCATTTTCCTACGGCATGTACATAGTAGTGCTTAAGCTCGCTTACGGATCGGCGGTGATGGGTTGGCCGAGCTTGATTGTGTCGATCTATTTCATCGGCGGAATCATTATCAGCCTACTCGGCATTATCGGCATCTACCTTGGCAAAACGTTAGACGAGGCGAGGAAGAGGCCGCTGTACGTCATTCGAAACACGACCAATGTCTGA
- a CDS encoding EamA family transporter produces MSYFYVALTIALTVYGQIVIKWQVLHAGAFPEAVVDKLWFLYKLLINPWVISALLAALLAAVAWMAAMTRLDLSQAYPFMSLAFVLVLILSGLFFNEPITTPKIAGIILIVLGIVVGSQG; encoded by the coding sequence ATGAGCTATTTTTACGTCGCTCTAACAATTGCCCTAACTGTCTACGGACAGATTGTAATCAAGTGGCAGGTGCTGCATGCAGGTGCGTTTCCTGAAGCTGTTGTCGATAAGCTCTGGTTCCTATACAAGCTGCTGATCAATCCGTGGGTCATCAGTGCACTGTTGGCGGCGCTGCTCGCGGCAGTGGCATGGATGGCTGCAATGACCCGACTTGATCTGAGCCAGGCCTATCCGTTCATGAGTTTGGCTTTCGTGCTGGTATTGATTCTAAGCGGGCTCTTTTTTAACGAGCCGATAACTACACCGAAGATTGCAGGCATCATACTTATAGTGCTCGGTATCGTGGTCGGGAGCCAGGGTTGA
- a CDS encoding class I SAM-dependent methyltransferase, whose protein sequence is MRCEAQYDSSTWRCLACGFEPVIIEGFPAFAPELASDASGFNAALYAALAQVETNNFWFRSRNRLIAWALKRYFRGACNFLEIGCGTGFVLTGVAAALPALELNGSEVLSSGLGYASKRVPQARLMQMDARNIPFADEFDVIGAFDVIEHIEEDHLVLRQIRRALAANGGILLTVPQHPFLWSQYDVHARHVRRYRARELRERVINAGFEIIRMTSFVTLLLPFMMLSRLVPRAPEQGCDPFAEFRLHPLLNAVLEKTLDLERAVITSGLTLPVGGSLLLVGRKR, encoded by the coding sequence ATGCGCTGCGAAGCGCAGTACGACAGCAGTACCTGGCGCTGTCTCGCCTGTGGATTTGAGCCCGTCATCATCGAGGGATTTCCGGCATTTGCACCGGAACTTGCCAGCGACGCCAGTGGTTTTAACGCTGCACTTTACGCTGCGCTCGCCCAAGTCGAAACGAACAACTTCTGGTTTCGCTCCCGCAATCGGCTGATTGCGTGGGCGCTCAAGCGCTATTTCAGAGGAGCATGTAATTTCCTGGAAATCGGCTGCGGCACCGGTTTTGTCCTGACCGGAGTGGCCGCAGCCTTGCCCGCGCTCGAGCTTAATGGCAGCGAGGTGTTAAGCTCCGGCCTCGGATATGCGTCTAAGCGCGTGCCGCAAGCGCGGCTCATGCAGATGGACGCGCGCAATATACCGTTTGCAGACGAGTTCGACGTGATTGGCGCCTTCGACGTAATTGAGCATATCGAGGAGGACCATTTGGTGCTGCGGCAAATCCGCCGGGCGCTGGCCGCAAATGGCGGGATTTTGCTGACCGTACCGCAGCATCCTTTTCTGTGGAGCCAGTACGATGTGCACGCCCGCCATGTGCGGCGCTACCGGGCTCGTGAGCTGAGAGAGAGGGTAATAAATGCCGGATTCGAAATAATCAGGATGACGTCATTCGTAACTTTGCTGCTACCATTCATGATGTTGTCGCGTCTGGTACCACGCGCGCCGGAGCAAGGTTGCGATCCGTTTGCGGAATTTCGTTTGCACCCCCTGCTAAATGCCGTGCTGGAAAAAACGCTGGACTTGGAACGAGCTGTGATCACATCTGGTTTGACGCTACCCGTAGGCGGCTCGCTTCTCCTGGTCGGACGCAAGCGCTGA